The following proteins are co-located in the Brassica napus cultivar Da-Ae unplaced genomic scaffold, Da-Ae ScsIHWf_3011;HRSCAF=3798, whole genome shotgun sequence genome:
- the LOC125602857 gene encoding ATP synthase subunit beta, chloroplastic-like, which produces MRINPTTSDPAVSIREKNNLGRIAQIIGPVLDVAFPPGKMPNIYNALVVKGRDTLGQEINVTCEVQQLLGNNRVRAVAMSATEGLKRGMDVVDMGNPLSVPVGGATLGRIFNVLGEPVDNLGPVDTLTTSPIHKSAPAFIDLDTTLSIFETGIKVVDLLAPYRRGGKIGLFGGAGVGKTVLIMELINNIAKAHGGVSVFGGVGERTREGNDLYMEMKESGVINELNLADSKVALVYGQMNEPPGARMRVGLTALTMAEYFRDVNEQDVLLFIDNIFRFVQAGSEVSALLGRMPSAVGYQPTLSTEMGSLQERITSTKKGSITSIQAVYVPADDLTDPAPATTFAHLDATTVLSRGLAAKGIYPAVDPLDSTSTMLQPRIVGEEHYETAQQVKQTLQRYKELQDIIAILGLDELSEEDRLTVARARKIERFLSQPFFVAEVFTGSPGKYVGLAETIRGFNLILSGEFDSLPEQAFYLVGNIDEATAKATNLEMEKVKEIILSTNSGQIGVLPNHAPIATAVDIGILKIRLNNQWLTMALMGGFARIGNNEITILVNDAEKNSDIDPQEAQQTLEIAEANLRKAEGKRQTIEANLALRRARTRVEALNTI; this is translated from the exons atgagaaTAAATCCTACTACTTCGGATCCAGCGGTTTCAATACGTGAAAAAAACAACCTGGGACGTATTGCCCAAATCATTGGTCCGGTACTGGATGTAGCCTTTCCCCCGGGCAAGATGCCTAATATTTACAATGCTCTGGTGGTTAAGGGTCGAGATACGCTTGGTCAAGAAATTAATGTGACTTGTGAAGTACAGCAATTATTAGGAAACAACCGAGTTAGAGCTGTAGCTATGAGCGCGACCGAGGGTTTAAAGAGAGGGATGGACGTGGTTGATATGGGAAATCCTCTAAGTGTTCCAGTCGGCGGAGCGACTCTAGGACGAATTTTCAATGTACTTGGGGAACCTGTTGATAATTTAGGTCCTGTCGATACTCTCACAACATCTCCTATCCATAAATCCGCGCCTGCTTTTATAGACTTAGATACAACCTTATCTATTTTTGAAACAGGAATTAAAGTAGTAGATCTTTTGGCCCCTTATCGTCGTGGGGGAAAAATCGGACTATTCGGTGGGGCTGGCGTGGGTAAAACAGTACTAATTATGGAATTGATCAACAACATTGCCAAAGCTCATGGTGGTGTATCCGTATTTGGTGGAGTAGGCGAACGAACTCGTGAAGGAAATGATCTTTACATGGAAATGAAAGAATCTGGAGTCATTAATGAACTAAACCTTGCGGACTCCAAAGTAGCCCTAGTCTACGGTCAGATGAATGAACCGCCGGGAGCTCGTATGAGAGTTGGTCTGACTGCCTTAACTATGGCAGAATATTTCCGAGATGTTAATGAGCAAGACGTACTTCTATTTATCGACAATATCTTCCGTTTTGTACAAGCAGGATCCGAGGTATCCGCTTTATTGGGTAGAATGCCTTCTGCTGTGGGTTACCAACCCACCCTTAGTACCGAAATGGGTTCTTTACAAGAAAGAATTACTTCTACGAAAAAAGGGTCCATAACCTCTATTCAAGCAGTTTATGTACCTGCAGACGATTTGACTGACCCTGCTCCTGCCACCACATTTGCACATTTAGATGCGACTACCGTACTATCAAGAGGATTAGCTGCTAAAGGTATCTATCCAGCGGTAGATCCTTTAGATTCAACGTCAACTATGCTACAACCTCGAATCGTTGGCGAGGAACATTATGAAACTGCGCAACaagtaaagcaaactttacaacGTTACAAGGAGCTTCAGGACATTATAGCTATCCTGGGGTTGGACGAATTATCCGAAGAGGATCGCTTAACCGTCGCAAGAGCACGAAAGATTGAGCGTTTCTTATCACAACCTTTTTTCGTAGCAGAAGTATTTACAGGTTCTCCGGGAAAATATGTTGGGCTAGCGGAAACAATTAGAGGGTTTAATTTGATCCTTTCCGGAGAATTTGATTCTCTTCCTGAACAGGCCTTTTACTTAGTGGGTAACATCGATGAAGCTACTGCGAAGGCTACGAACTTAGAAATGGAGA AAGTAAAAGAAATCATTTTATCTACTAATAGTGGACAAATTGGCGTATTACCAAATCACGCGCCGATTGCCACAGCTGTTGATATAGGTATTTTGAAAATACGCCTTAATAACCAATGGTTAACAATGGCTCTGATGGGCGGTTTTGCTAGAATAGGCAATAATGAAATTACTATTTTAGTAAATGATGCAGAGAAGAATAGTGACATTGATCCACAAGAAGCTCAGCAAACTCTTGAAATAGCAGAGGCGAACTTGAGAAAAGCTGAAGGCAAGAGACAAACAATTGAGGCTAATCTAGCTCTCAGACGAGCTCGGACACGCGTCGAGGCTCTCAATACGATTTGA
- the LOC125602856 gene encoding NAD(P)H-quinone oxidoreductase subunit K, chloroplastic, whose product MNSIKFPVLDRTTKNSVISTTLNDLSNWSRLSSLWPLLYGTSCCFIEFASLIGSRFDFDRYGLVPRSSPRQADLILTAGTVTMKMAPSLVRLYEQMPEPKYVIAMGACTITGGMFSTDSYSTVRGVDKLIPVDVYLPGCPPKPEAVIDAITKLRKKIAREIYKDRIRPQRGNRCFTTNHKFFVVRSTQTGNYDQELLYPPSSTSEISTETFFKYKSPVSSHELVN is encoded by the coding sequence ATGAATTCCATTAAGTTTCCCGTACTTGATCGAACAACAAAAAACTCAGTTATTTCAACTACGTTAAATGATCTTTCAAATTGGTCAAGACTTTCCAGCCTATGGCCGCTTCTTTATGGTACCAGTTGTTGTTTTATTGAATTTGCCTCATTAATAGGCTCCCGATTTGACTTTGATCGTTATGGGCTAGTACCAAGATCAAGTCCTAGACAGGCGGACCTTATTTTAACAGCAGGTACAGTAACAATGAAAATGGCTCCTTCTTTAGTGAGATTATATGAACAAATGCCTGAACCAAAGTATGTTATTGCTATGGGAGCGTGTACAATTACAGGGGGGATGTTCAGTACCGATTCTTATAGTACTGTTCGAGGGGTTGATAAGCTAATTCCTGTAGATGTCTATTTGCCGGGTTGTCCACCTAAACCAGAGGCTGTTATAGACGCTATAACAAAGCTTCGTAAGAAAATAGCTAGAGAAATCTATAAGGATCGAATTAGACCTCAACGGGGTAATCGGTGTTTTACTACCAATCACAAGTTTTTTGTTGTACGCAGTACACAGACTGGAAATTATGATCAAGAATTACTCTATCCACCATCATCTACTTCAGAGATCTCTactgaaacattttttaaatacaaaagccCAGTATCTTCCCACGAATTAGTGAATTAG
- the LOC125602858 gene encoding photosystem I P700 chlorophyll a apoprotein A1-like — MAEAWFAQAAEYWKQLRDHHLAIAILFLIAGHMYRTNWGIGHGLKDILEAHKGPFTGQGHKGLYEILTTSWHAQLSLNLAMLGSLTIVVAHHMYSMPPYPYLATDYATQLSLFTHHMWIGGFLIVGAAAHAAIFMVRDYDPTNRYNDLLDRVLRHRDAIISHLNWVCIFLGFHSFGLYIHNDTMSALGRPQDMFSDTAIQLQPVFAQWIQNTHALAPGVTAPGETASTSLTWGGGELVAVGGKVALLPIPLGTADFLVHHIHAFTIHVTVLILLKGVLFARSSRLIPDKANLGFRFPCDGPGRGGTCQVSAWDHVFLGLFWMYNSISVVIFHFSWKMQSDVWGSISDQGVVTHITGGNFAQSSITINGWLRDFLWAQASQVIQSYGSSLSAYGLFFLGAHFVWAFSLMFLFSGRGYWQELIESIVWAHNKLKVAPATQPRALSIVQVAQDPTTRRIWFGIATAHDFESHDDITEERLYQNIFASHFGQLAIIFLWTSGNLFHVAWQGNFETWIQDPLHVRPIAHAIWDPHFGQPAVEAFTRGGALGPVNIAYSGVYQWWYTIGLRTNEDLYTGALFLLFLSALSLIGVGYTYNQNGNQEFHGSKMLNLV; from the exons ATGGCGGAGGCTTGGTTTGCTCAAGCCGCCGAGTATTGGAAACAG CTAAGGGACCATCATTTAGCTATCGCAATTCTTTTCCTAATAGCAGGTCATATGTATAGGACCAACTGGGGTATTGGTCATGGTCTAAAAGATATTTTAGAGGCTCATAAAGGTCCATTTACAGGCCAAGGCCATAAAGGTCTATATGAAATTCTAACAACATCATGGCATGCTCAATTATCTCTTAACCTGGCTATGTTAGGCTCTTTAACTATTGTTGTAGCTCACCATATGTATTCCATGCCCCCTTATCCATATCTAGCTACTGACTATGCTACACAACTATCATTGTTCACACATCACATGTGGATTGGTGGATTTCTCATAGTTGGTGCTGCTGCGCATGCAGCCATTTTTATGGTAAGAGACTATGATCCAACTAATCGATACAACGATTTATTAGATCGTGTCCTGAGGCATCGCGATGCAATCATATCACACCTCAACTGGGTATGTATATTTCTAGGCTTCCACAGTTTTGGTTTGTATATTCATAATGATACCATGAGTGCTTTAGGGCGTCCACAAGATATGTTTTCAGATACTGCTATACAATTACAACCAGTCTTTGCTCAATGGATACAAAATACCCATGCTTTAGCACCTGGTGTAACAGCCCCTGGTGAAACAGCGAGCACCAGTTTGACTTGGGGGGGCGGTGAGTTAGTAGCAGTGGGTGGCAAAGTAGCTTTGCTACCTATTCCATTAGGAACGGCCGACTTTTTGGTACATCATATTCATGCATTTACAATTCATGTGACGGTATTGATACTGTTGAAAGGTGTTTTATTTGCTCGTAGCTCGCGGTTAATACCAGATAAAGCAAATCTTGGTTTTCGTTTCCCTTGTGATGGGCCTGGAAGAGGAGGAACGTGTCAAGTATCTGCTTGGGATCATGTCTTCTTAGGACTATTCTGGATGTACAATTCTATTTCGGTAGTAATATTCCATTTCAGTTGGAAAATGCAGTCAGATGTTTGGGGTAGTATAAGCGATCAAGGGGTGGTAACTCATATTACCGGAGGAAACTTTGCACAGAGTTCCATTACTATTAATGGGTGGCTCCGCGATTTCTTATGGGCACAAGCATCTCAGGTAATTCAATCTTATGGTTCTTCGTTATCTGCATATGGTCTTTTTTTCCTAGGTGCTCATTTTGTATGGGCTTTCAGTTTAATGTTTCTATTCAGCGGGCGTGGTTATTGGCAAGAACTTATTGAATCCATTGTTTGGGctcataataaattaaaagttgCTCCTGCTACTCAGCCTAGAGCCTTGAGCATTGTACAAGTAGCTCAGGACCCCACTACTCGTCGTATTTGGTTTGGTATTGCTACCGCACATGACTTCGAGAGTCATGATGATATTACTGAAGAACGTCTTTATCAGAATATTTTTGCTTCTCATTTCGGGCAATTAGCAATAATTTTTCTGTGGACTTCCGGAAATTTGTTTCATGTAGCTTGGCAAGGAAATTTTGAGACATGGATACAAGACCCTTTACATGTAAGACCgattgctcatgctatttgggATCCTCATTTTGGTCAACCGGCTGTGGAAGCATTTACTCGAGGAGGTGCTCTTGGCCCGGTGAATATAGCTTATTCTGGTGTTTATCAGTGGT